A single region of the Drosophila miranda strain MSH22 chromosome 2, D.miranda_PacBio2.1, whole genome shotgun sequence genome encodes:
- the LOC108156517 gene encoding outer dense fiber protein 3-B, whose protein sequence is MAVRPVGPGPGAYMLPPTVGYDRHDSRKQRLPQYSFGMRTNATGSNVGPGAGAYMVDKMTRFGKGGGLEYSMAPRLNTIDKRIGPGPGAHDVHLKPFFTGINAPAYSMGLRTDYNFKRHGPGPNAYKFDVNTVKTSAPAYSMGLQTKTTTKGLSPGPAAYGLGDINVNLNRAPLYSMSPRLGLSSKGLGPGPNYYDLMYYRPGKSGQAYSFGVRHSQFAPPMIVRCDNM, encoded by the exons atggCAGTGCGACCTGTAG GACCCGGCCCCGGCGCCTATATGCTGCCCCCCACTGTGGGCTACGATCGTCACGATTCGCGTAAGCAGCGCCTGCCCCAGTATTCCTTTGGAATGCGCACCAACGCAACGGGGTCTAACGTTGGTCCCGGCGCCGGTGCCTATATGGTCGACAAGATGACGAGATTTGGCAAGGGTGGCGGCCTGGAGTACTCCATGGCGCCCCGGCTCAATACCATTG ATAAAAGAATTGGTCCCGGGCCCGGGGCACATGATGTGCATCTAAAGCCCTTTTTCACGGGCATCAATGCACCGGCCTACTCCATGGGTCTGCGCACTGACTACAATTTCAAGAGGCATGGACCTGGCCCGAATGCCTACAAGTTTGACGTCAACACCGTGAAAACATCTGCTCCGGCATACAGCAT GGGACTGCAAACCAAGACGACCACAAAGGGGTTGTCACCTGGCCCTGCTGCCTACGGTCTTGGCGACATCAATGTGAACCTGAACCGCGCCCCGCTCTACTCAATGTCTCCGCGCTTGGGCCTGTCCTCGAAGGGGTTGGGTCCAGGCCCCAACTACTACGATTTGATGTACTACCGTCCTGGCAAATCTGGACAGGCCTACTCCTTCGGTGTGCGCCACTCTCAGTTCGCACCGCCCATGATCGTTAGGTGTGATAACATGTAG